GCGCCCGCTGACGATGGGGGTCGCGCGAGGCATGCGTGCATGGATCTCCTGGGTGGACGGGGCGTCCAGCGCGACCACGGGAACTTCCTCGCGGGCGGCACCGCGGGTTCGTTCGTGATGCGCTTGCTGGGTGAGCACGACGGCCGCTTCGCTGTCGTTCAGCGTGAGGGCAAGGCGCGCCTCGGGCCAGCTGGGGTCGAGGGGAACGTAGGCGCCGCCGGCCTTTAGCGTGGCGAGGATGGCGATGAGCAGCTCGAGGCTGCGGTCCATGACGATGGCCACGCGGTCCTCTGGCTGCACACCGAGCGTGATGAGGTGGTGCGCGAGTCGGTTTGCGCGCGCGTTGAGCGCTCCGTAGGTGAGGGCGCGATCTTCGAAGACGAGTGCGACCGCATGGGGGTGTAGCGCGGCCTGGTCTTCGAACGCCTCTTCAACGTTGGACAGGAGTGCCTCGTTGGCGGTCAGCGGGATGTTCCCCATCTGGTGAACGGTGGCGATGTCGGCGGCGGTGGCGAGGCGCAGCCTGGCTATCGGGCGCGTTGCGTTCTCGACGATCTGCTCGAGGAGATGGAGGTAGTGACGGACCAATGACGCTGCGGTGTCGTGCTCGAACAGATCGGTGGCGTACACAGCGGTGCACTCGAGGGTGCCTTCCTTTTCGAAGACGTGTACCTCGAGATCGAAGCGCACCATGGCCTGAGAAGCCGCAAAGCCCGTGACAAGCAGATCGGCGAGCCTGAATCTGTCGAAACGGGCGTTCTGCAGCGCGAACAACACCTGTACGATGGGCTGAACGTCGGTTCTGCGCTCGGGCTTGAGCTCTGCCACGATCTTCTCGAAGGGCAGATCTTGATGGGTGTAGGCCTCGAGACAGACGCGGCGGGTTTGTTCCAGCACCTCGATGAAGGTCGGGCTGCCCGAGAGATCGCTTCGAAGGGCGAGGGTGTTCACGAAGAAGCCGATAAGGCCTTCGATCTCGGGCACCACGCGGTTTGCCACAGGGGAGCCGATGACGAGGTCGTCACTTCCGCTCCACCGCTGCATGAGCACGGCGAAGGCGGCGCGAAGAACCATGAAGAGGCTGGCGTCGCTCGCCTTGGCGAGCGCGTTGAGGCGTGTCGTGAGCGTTGCGCTGATCGTGGTTGTAACCATTCCCGCGCGATAGGTCGGGCGAGTGGGGCGCGGGTGATCGTAGGGGAGCTCGAGCAGCGGTGGGGCCCCGTCGAGATGCGCCTTCCACCAGTCGGTCTGGCGCTCGAGGTCGGCCCCCGTGAGCCAATCGCGCTGCCAGCGGGCGAAGTCGGCGTACTGCACAGAGAGGGGGGCGAGCGTCGGCGCCTGGTTCTGGCTGAACGCGCCGTAGAGCGCGTCGATCTCGCGTGAGAGCACGCCCATCGACCACCCGTCAGAGGCGATGTGGTGCATGGTGATGGTCAGCACGTGATCGTGCGCCGCCAGGCGCAGCAGGCGCGCGCGAATGGGCCAGTCAGCAGCGAGGTCG
This sequence is a window from Pseudomonadota bacterium. Protein-coding genes within it:
- a CDS encoding amino acid adenylation domain-containing protein is translated as DLAADWPIRARLLRLAAHDHVLTITMHHIASDGWSMGVLSREIDALYGAFSQNQAPTLAPLSVQYADFARWQRDWLTGADLERQTDWWKAHLDGAPPLLELPYDHPRPTRPTYRAGMVTTTISATLTTRLNALAKASDASLFMVLRAAFAVLMQRWSGSDDLVIGSPVANRVVPEIEGLIGFFVNTLALRSDLSGSPTFIEVLEQTRRVCLEAYTHQDLPFEKIVAELKPERRTDVQPIVQVLFALQNARFDRFRLADLLVTGFAASQAMVRFDLEVHVFEKEGTLECTAVYATDLFEHDTAASLVRHYLHLLEQIVENATRPIARLRLATAADIATVHQMGNIPLTANEALLSNVEEAFEDQAALHPHAVALVFEDRALTYGALNARANRLAHHLITLGVQPEDRVAIVMDRSLELLIAILATLKAGGAYVPLDPSWPEARLALTLNDSEAAVVLTQQAHHERTRGAAREEVPVVALDAPSTQEIHARMPRATPIVSGRSARSLAYVIYTSGSTGTPKGAGIEHHSIVNQLVWMQRYLALNSMHRVLQKTPITFDVSVCELLLPLREGATLVIARPDAHRDPVAIYATVNEQQITTVHFVPPMLEHFTAALPLADSPLLPLLEDIVCSGQELLVTASRTVTERLPHITLHNLYGPTEAAVHVTTYTCSPDRQRPSVPIGVPVDNTMAYVLDVHGELTPVGLPGELHLGGFQVGRGYARRPGLTAERFVADPFSPEPGARMYRTGDLVRWNAHGEL